In Streptomyces sp. 71268, the DNA window GCCGCTTCCGACGCCCGGCTTCAGCTCGATCAGCCCGTTGTCGGCGAGCAGCTTGAGCGCGCGGCCCTCGTTGCTGACGTCGTTGGGCAGCGCGATCGAGTCGCCCGAGCCCAGGTCGGAGAGCTTCTTGACCTTGTTGGAGTAGAGGCCGAGCGGCTCGATCTGGACGTTGACGATGGGCACGATGTGGGTGCCGTTCTTCTTGTTGAACTCGTCCAGGAAGGGCTGGTGCTGGAAGAAGTTGGCGCCGACCTCGCCGTTCTCGGTGGCGGTGTTCGGGAGGTTGTAGTCGTTGAACTCCTTCACCTCCAGCTTCAGGTCTTCCTTCTTCGCCAGGTTGTCCTTGACGAACTTCAGGATGTCGCCGTGCGGCGTGGGGCTCGCGGCGACGATGAGCGCCGAGTCCTCGTCGCCGCTGTCCTTGGAGTCGGAGGGCGCGCTGCACGCGCTGAGGGCGAGGGCGGCCGCGGCGGCTACCGCGGCGGC includes these proteins:
- a CDS encoding MetQ/NlpA family ABC transporter substrate-binding protein, with amino-acid sequence MRNTIKLSAAAAVAAAAALALSACSAPSDSKDSGDEDSALIVAASPTPHGDILKFVKDNLAKKEDLKLEVKEFNDYNLPNTATENGEVGANFFQHQPFLDEFNKKNGTHIVPIVNVQIEPLGLYSNKVKKLSDLGSGDSIALPNDVSNEGRALKLLADNGLIELKPGVGSGATLKDIKDKKGLKLTELEAPQIPARLGDVDAAIINGNFAIGAKLKPATDALALEKAENNPYANFLAVKKGKEDDPRVKKLAKLLNSPEVKKFIEDKYEGAVIPAFGAPKG